The following coding sequences lie in one Silvibacterium dinghuense genomic window:
- a CDS encoding TonB-dependent receptor, producing the protein MGSRAFGQGVTGTIGGVVTDPSGAPVVGATVTVTDLETNAQHVITSSSTGNYRVADLRPGHYLVHVEAPGFQGFDENNLVLSIDQALEVNPSLKVGGAQEKVIVTAETPLLQSEQSSIGLTLDSNNIQNTPLNGRLSVLGLMILAPGVQNLSTAQDTVPATGVTLSLGTGRRNSYGGMATTLDGTINEEVSLQRSEAEIPSIDALQEFKLITNGAPAEFGQAGQIIVATKGGANRIHGELLEFNRSKGTSAKTYSFVTPEKTSARPPYERNEYGGNFSGPIFIPHLYDGRDRSFFFAAYERYAYTFSSSANTIQPTEDERNGDFSEFLAGGACNSTGTSVHIVNPMTGTDYYTANGNKIPSSDINQVSLKLLKLLYPTPTTSGCDTTNTYELIDYTQKAQRFSLRLDHKLSEKDQLRGTFMRAFYGPYPASWTDSLQGGYSADGEHNADTILGWTHTFSPTLVLDVPASYLHLIIVRQPHVNDVNFGSFISGLGSIEYGGAPTIAIKNLTSTGDSGGGHAGLEQDIEFQPTLTKVFSKHTIKTGFSWVWSNYYSGSIVSNGSFDFGNTTTYSGVPFADFLLGVPDKTVNGNPASYNIREKENQYAGFIQDDWKALPTLTLNYGLRYDLQWFQKDPYGRNSLYIPEQGKLVVFGDSIPASAVSSYVSSLESYGVIETSAQAKMSSNPWDYLGHPKNDFAPRLGFAWEATPKTVVRGAFGIYYNLVPTQYTNTEIDNLPFTATVTHTNSSTATSSGYFTMSDPFASTGAYSSNPSVGAQAKSKTPYTEQYNLAVERDLGDGFDLRVGYVGQHNLKQNNVQGPGTTTINLNVQQYPLINASPQKTYNVQPFSSITLNTIPVFHSDMNSLQVGLHKRYSHGLSVNAEYQWTRILGNENLLNPSGVNVNDSYGPASGTVPEVLNLNYTYELPFGHGHLIAGNARGVLNTIISGWQYSGVGTFQQGTYFTVTANTPSNTVGLTSTRANRVAGVPLYPKHKTNAEWFNPAAFSAPGSYASTDGNTYAAMGNSSYDMLRGPGWWNMDMNLMKNISWGERYNVQLRGDTFNSFNHPNFGVPASNISTPSSVGTITSTSSSPVYEQRTMEFGAKFTF; encoded by the coding sequence ATGGGGTCGCGCGCCTTTGGACAGGGCGTGACTGGAACAATCGGCGGCGTAGTGACCGATCCGAGTGGTGCGCCGGTGGTGGGTGCGACGGTAACCGTGACCGATCTGGAGACGAACGCGCAGCATGTCATCACCTCGTCTTCAACGGGAAATTACCGGGTGGCGGATCTGCGGCCTGGGCATTATCTCGTCCATGTCGAGGCTCCCGGTTTTCAGGGCTTCGATGAGAACAATCTGGTGCTCTCGATCGATCAGGCGCTGGAGGTCAATCCTTCTTTGAAGGTGGGTGGCGCCCAGGAAAAGGTCATCGTGACGGCTGAGACGCCACTGCTCCAGAGCGAGCAGTCCTCGATTGGCTTGACGCTGGACAGCAATAACATCCAGAACACGCCACTCAATGGCCGGTTAAGTGTGCTCGGACTGATGATCCTGGCTCCGGGCGTGCAGAACCTCTCGACGGCACAGGATACGGTTCCGGCCACGGGCGTGACGCTCTCGCTGGGCACAGGACGCCGTAACTCCTATGGCGGCATGGCGACCACGCTCGACGGCACGATCAACGAAGAAGTTTCGCTGCAGCGTTCCGAGGCTGAAATCCCCTCCATCGATGCGTTGCAGGAATTCAAGCTCATCACCAACGGCGCGCCCGCGGAATTCGGGCAGGCCGGGCAGATCATCGTTGCCACCAAGGGCGGCGCCAATCGCATTCACGGCGAGCTGCTGGAGTTCAACCGCTCGAAGGGAACGAGTGCCAAGACCTATTCGTTTGTGACGCCGGAAAAGACCTCGGCTCGTCCTCCTTATGAGCGCAATGAATACGGTGGCAACTTCTCCGGGCCGATCTTTATCCCGCATCTTTATGATGGCCGCGACCGGTCCTTCTTCTTTGCCGCCTACGAGCGCTATGCCTACACCTTTTCTTCCAGCGCAAACACGATCCAGCCTACAGAGGATGAGCGCAACGGCGACTTCAGCGAATTTCTGGCCGGCGGCGCCTGCAACAGCACCGGCACCAGCGTTCATATCGTCAATCCGATGACGGGCACCGACTATTACACGGCCAACGGAAACAAGATTCCTTCGAGCGATATCAACCAGGTGTCTCTAAAGCTGCTGAAGCTGCTCTATCCGACGCCTACCACCTCGGGCTGCGATACGACCAACACGTATGAGCTGATCGACTACACGCAGAAGGCGCAGCGTTTCTCTCTGCGTCTCGATCACAAGCTCTCTGAGAAGGACCAGCTACGTGGCACGTTCATGCGCGCCTTCTACGGCCCGTATCCCGCCAGCTGGACGGACAGCCTGCAGGGTGGTTACAGCGCCGATGGCGAGCACAATGCCGACACTATCCTGGGCTGGACGCACACCTTCTCGCCGACCCTGGTGCTCGATGTGCCTGCCTCGTATCTGCACCTGATCATCGTTCGTCAGCCGCACGTCAATGACGTCAACTTCGGATCTTTTATTTCCGGTCTGGGCTCCATTGAATACGGCGGCGCACCGACGATTGCCATCAAGAACCTCACCAGCACCGGCGACTCCGGTGGTGGACATGCTGGCCTGGAGCAGGATATCGAGTTCCAGCCGACACTCACCAAGGTCTTCTCGAAGCACACCATCAAGACGGGCTTCTCGTGGGTATGGAGCAACTACTACTCCGGCAGCATCGTTTCGAACGGCTCCTTCGACTTCGGCAATACGACGACCTACTCCGGCGTGCCCTTTGCCGACTTCCTCCTCGGCGTGCCAGATAAGACTGTCAACGGCAATCCGGCCAGCTATAACATCCGTGAAAAAGAAAACCAGTATGCCGGTTTCATTCAGGACGATTGGAAAGCGCTCCCCACGCTGACTCTTAATTACGGTCTACGCTACGACCTGCAGTGGTTCCAGAAGGACCCCTACGGACGGAATTCACTCTATATTCCTGAGCAGGGCAAGCTGGTTGTTTTTGGAGATTCGATTCCTGCGAGCGCTGTCAGCAGCTATGTCAGCTCGCTTGAGTCCTATGGCGTGATCGAGACATCGGCTCAGGCGAAGATGAGCAGCAATCCCTGGGATTATCTCGGCCATCCGAAGAATGACTTCGCGCCTCGCCTGGGCTTTGCCTGGGAAGCGACGCCCAAGACGGTGGTGCGCGGAGCATTCGGTATCTATTACAACCTGGTTCCAACGCAGTATACGAACACGGAAATCGATAACCTGCCCTTCACCGCTACGGTTACGCATACCAACAGCAGCACTGCGACCTCGAGCGGCTACTTCACCATGAGCGATCCTTTCGCTTCGACGGGTGCTTACAGCTCCAATCCCTCGGTAGGCGCGCAGGCCAAGAGCAAGACGCCCTACACCGAGCAATACAATCTGGCGGTGGAGCGCGATCTTGGGGATGGCTTCGATCTGCGGGTCGGTTACGTCGGCCAGCACAATCTGAAGCAGAATAATGTGCAGGGTCCGGGTACCACGACCATCAACCTGAACGTGCAGCAATATCCGCTGATCAATGCTTCACCGCAGAAAACCTATAACGTGCAGCCATTCTCTTCCATTACGCTGAACACGATTCCTGTCTTCCACTCCGACATGAATTCGCTTCAGGTTGGTCTGCACAAACGTTACAGCCATGGCCTGAGCGTGAATGCGGAATATCAGTGGACTCGCATCCTGGGCAATGAGAACCTGCTCAATCCCTCCGGCGTCAACGTGAACGATTCTTATGGTCCGGCCAGCGGCACGGTGCCGGAGGTATTGAATCTGAATTACACCTACGAATTGCCCTTCGGCCACGGACATCTGATCGCAGGCAATGCTCGCGGCGTGCTGAATACGATCATCAGTGGATGGCAGTATTCCGGCGTGGGTACATTCCAGCAGGGCACTTACTTTACTGTGACTGCGAACACCCCAAGCAACACGGTTGGACTCACTTCAACCCGGGCGAATCGTGTGGCTGGTGTGCCGCTGTATCCGAAGCACAAGACGAATGCAGAGTGGTTCAATCCTGCAGCCTTCTCCGCGCCTGGTTCCTATGCCAGCACAGACGGCAACACCTACGCTGCCATGGGCAACTCCAGCTATGACATGCTGCGTGGGCCTGGCTGGTGGAATATGGATATGAACCTGATGAAGAATATCTCCTGGGGCGAACGCTACAACGTGCAGCTCAGAGGCGATACCTTCAATAGCTTCAACCACCCGAACTTTGGCGTTCCCGCTTCGAATATCTCGACGCCTTCTTCGGTGGGCACCATCACTTCCACCTCAAGCAGCCCGGTTTACGAACAGCGCACGATGGAATTCGGGGCGAAGTTCACCTTCTAA
- a CDS encoding ABC transporter ATP-binding protein: protein MQPIIQAEQLEKVYRSGKVEVKALQSASFTVERGEFVSIVGPSGSGKSTLFYLLGGLTQATSGRIVIDGVDFATLNDAERTKMRKSKIGFVFQKFNLLPTLTARQNIDIAYSISGRTEPLDEAHLRNLTDMLGISDRLDHRPSELSGGQQQRVAIARALVTQPAIILADEPTGNLDTASSDAVLEMLQRSNRDYKQTVLMITHNPEAASIADRILHMRDGRITGVEAGAGRVIHSAL from the coding sequence GTGCAGCCGATTATTCAAGCGGAACAACTGGAAAAGGTCTATCGCTCCGGCAAGGTGGAAGTGAAGGCGCTGCAGAGCGCGTCGTTCACGGTAGAGCGGGGCGAGTTTGTCAGCATCGTGGGTCCTTCAGGCAGCGGCAAATCGACGCTGTTCTATCTGCTTGGCGGCCTGACGCAGGCGACCAGCGGACGGATCGTCATCGACGGCGTGGATTTTGCTACCTTGAACGACGCCGAGCGAACCAAGATGCGCAAATCGAAGATCGGCTTTGTTTTCCAGAAGTTCAATCTGCTGCCGACGTTGACCGCGCGACAGAATATCGATATTGCCTACAGTATCTCGGGGCGTACGGAGCCTCTGGATGAAGCGCATCTGCGCAATCTGACGGACATGCTGGGCATCAGCGATCGCCTGGATCACAGGCCCTCGGAGCTCTCCGGCGGACAGCAGCAGCGTGTTGCGATTGCACGGGCGCTGGTCACGCAGCCGGCGATTATTCTGGCCGACGAGCCGACGGGGAATCTGGATACGGCCAGCTCCGACGCGGTGCTGGAGATGCTGCAGCGTTCCAACCGCGACTATAAGCAGACGGTGCTGATGATTACGCATAATCCGGAAGCCGCCTCGATTGCCGACCGCATTCTGCACATGCGGGATGGCCGGATCACGGGTGTCGAAGCGGGTGCGGGACGGGTGATCCATTCCGCGTTGTAA
- a CDS encoding response regulator translates to MRPKKTILCVDHNEQALAVRKFLLETRGYRVLAATTSYDALEVFAQGGIDLVVSDLLMPQMDGNEMVRRMKEMTPEIPMMLVSGTVKAFDRASAADAFLPKGASAPAEMLERIRMMIARKRGPKKTSVPRVPAMRKTPMGAEPLFTDLRTAVAS, encoded by the coding sequence ATGCGACCGAAGAAGACGATCCTTTGCGTAGACCACAACGAACAGGCACTGGCCGTGCGGAAGTTTTTGCTGGAGACGCGCGGCTATCGCGTGCTGGCGGCGACAACGTCCTATGACGCGCTGGAGGTCTTCGCGCAGGGTGGGATCGACCTGGTGGTGAGCGATCTGCTGATGCCGCAGATGGACGGCAATGAGATGGTGCGCCGGATGAAGGAGATGACGCCTGAGATTCCGATGATGCTGGTGAGCGGCACAGTAAAGGCCTTCGATCGCGCCAGCGCGGCCGATGCCTTTCTGCCCAAGGGCGCCAGCGCTCCGGCCGAGATGCTCGAGCGCATCCGCATGATGATTGCGCGCAAGCGCGGGCCGAAGAAGACGAGCGTGCCTCGTGTGCCGGCGATGCGCAAGACGCCGATGGGCGCCGAGCCGCTGTTTACCGATCTGCGCACGGCCGTGGCTTCCTAG
- a CDS encoding PhzF family phenazine biosynthesis protein codes for MRRRAFAYQLCDVFTTHRLAGNQLAVFVDAGGLSTDEMQALARETNLSETTFIVRRDASVERERGVLVRIFTTEEELPFAGHPTLGTATVIRALFPEWANAERVVLDLKAGRVPVAFHRSGGIERGVMTQPRPVFGRTHKPEELAPLLGLAVEDLHAELLPQTVSTGLPFCVVPLRSVEALTRLRVDGHRANEYLARVAAEDADGPHAKFFYVIAEEGAHAWRSRMQFYNGEDPATGSAAGCATAYLAARGVLAEGAELHLRQGIEMRRPSDIYSSFQRNDATVSEVRVGGSTVLVAEGRFFLD; via the coding sequence TTGAGGCGCAGAGCCTTTGCCTATCAGCTGTGCGATGTATTCACGACGCACCGGCTGGCGGGGAATCAGCTGGCTGTGTTTGTGGACGCGGGCGGGTTAAGCACGGACGAGATGCAGGCCCTGGCGCGGGAGACAAACCTTTCCGAAACCACCTTCATCGTGCGGCGCGACGCCTCGGTGGAGCGCGAACGCGGTGTCCTGGTTCGCATTTTTACCACGGAGGAAGAGCTGCCCTTTGCGGGGCATCCCACGCTGGGTACGGCGACGGTGATCCGGGCGCTGTTTCCGGAGTGGGCCAATGCGGAGCGCGTGGTGCTCGATCTGAAGGCGGGACGCGTGCCAGTTGCATTTCATCGTTCCGGCGGAATCGAGCGCGGTGTCATGACGCAGCCCAGGCCTGTCTTTGGGCGTACGCATAAGCCGGAAGAGCTTGCTCCACTTCTGGGGTTGGCCGTAGAGGATCTGCATGCCGAGCTGCTGCCGCAGACAGTGTCGACGGGGCTGCCGTTCTGTGTAGTGCCGCTGCGCTCCGTGGAGGCGCTCACGCGGCTGCGTGTGGATGGGCATCGTGCGAATGAATACCTGGCCCGCGTTGCAGCGGAAGATGCCGATGGGCCGCATGCGAAGTTCTTTTATGTGATTGCAGAAGAGGGTGCGCATGCCTGGCGCTCGCGGATGCAGTTTTATAACGGCGAAGATCCGGCGACAGGCTCGGCTGCTGGCTGTGCCACTGCCTACCTGGCCGCGCGGGGCGTGCTGGCGGAGGGCGCAGAGCTGCATCTCCGGCAGGGCATCGAGATGCGGCGGCCAAGCGATATCTACAGCTCTTTTCAACGAAATGATGCCACTGTGAGTGAAGTGCGGGTGGGTGGCAGCACTGTTCTTGTGGCAGAGGGACGCTTTTTCCTTGATTGA
- a CDS encoding ribosomal protein L7/L12, which produces MLHYLVIIAVILLIVLATRSGRKKNAAAISAPRAPIVPGSLVLLDCGPNKIRTIKVLLKALNLGLADAKNLVENVPAMLMSDGASPQAVALRAALEESGARVRIADADTALPFDEVPSDEEPSEEEIQAELDALLGTDNVQQPGTRRTVTVTVNGTEQGAEWLKNNPGIQDAVRQALSQRPDLAASAASISKALDQAISGNQEGKAAAGNPFSEGSAFAKSASSPFATPATESSDENVAPGSDEYRVMVTNTGFSKARVLEVIRELWPDIEDEEIAKLGRPGFELLADDGLSRAEAERFAERLEAVGASVRIEK; this is translated from the coding sequence ATGCTTCACTATCTGGTCATCATTGCGGTGATCCTGCTGATTGTGCTGGCCACGCGGTCCGGCAGGAAGAAGAACGCCGCGGCCATCTCGGCTCCGCGTGCTCCGATTGTGCCGGGATCGCTGGTGCTGCTGGACTGCGGACCCAACAAGATCAGGACGATCAAGGTGCTGCTGAAGGCGCTGAATCTGGGCCTGGCCGATGCAAAGAACCTGGTGGAGAATGTGCCGGCGATGCTTATGAGCGATGGCGCGAGTCCCCAGGCGGTGGCGCTGCGCGCGGCTCTTGAAGAGTCCGGCGCGCGCGTGCGCATCGCAGATGCGGACACGGCACTGCCCTTCGATGAGGTGCCCTCGGATGAGGAGCCTTCAGAAGAGGAGATACAAGCGGAGCTGGATGCGCTGCTGGGGACCGACAATGTGCAGCAACCGGGCACGCGCCGCACCGTGACCGTTACGGTCAATGGCACGGAGCAGGGCGCGGAGTGGCTGAAGAACAATCCGGGGATCCAGGACGCGGTGCGCCAGGCGCTGAGCCAGCGACCGGACCTCGCTGCGTCGGCAGCCTCGATCAGCAAGGCGCTCGATCAGGCGATATCTGGAAATCAAGAGGGGAAAGCTGCCGCCGGGAATCCCTTTTCAGAAGGCAGTGCCTTTGCCAAGAGTGCGTCCTCTCCGTTCGCGACGCCAGCGACGGAGTCATCCGATGAGAATGTTGCGCCAGGCAGCGACGAGTACAGGGTGATGGTGACGAACACCGGCTTTTCCAAGGCCAGGGTGCTGGAAGTGATTCGGGAGCTGTGGCCGGATATTGAAGACGAGGAGATCGCGAAGCTGGGCAGGCCCGGTTTTGAGCTGCTGGCCGACGACGGGCTTTCCCGCGCCGAGGCGGAACGCTTCGCCGAGCGACTGGAAGCTGTCGGAGCATCGGTCAGGATCGAAAAATAG
- a CDS encoding SPFH domain-containing protein: MALARQVITSLQADGTDLLGLKGLAVKIADDSIVSGSLLTVESNHFCVLKSRGAVLNVYDTGQYALETPDKPLLGSIAQGFFGGSSPWVYEVIYINRSKLLVRNQGIATSAEMAEMAYQVDYYIHIDSKAAALDLITHLPFNGNFIDTREVADYAGPAIEQAVNQVVQVTKMEEINEHIGEIRELVKNHLTEFLQVYGITLNDLKVLILPKDDRMRELISLQAIGLTAQEAIRYYLALRMAEKGLVSAPNAAAGQPFHIGGQPTGFYPVGPETGLQK, from the coding sequence ATGGCGCTCGCTCGCCAGGTGATTACTTCGTTGCAGGCGGATGGGACAGACCTGCTGGGTCTGAAGGGGCTGGCCGTGAAGATCGCGGACGACAGCATCGTCTCGGGTTCGTTGCTCACGGTGGAAAGTAACCATTTCTGCGTGCTGAAGTCGCGCGGCGCAGTGCTGAATGTCTACGACACGGGGCAGTATGCACTGGAGACGCCGGATAAGCCGCTCCTCGGATCGATCGCGCAGGGATTCTTCGGCGGCTCATCGCCCTGGGTCTACGAGGTGATCTACATCAACCGCTCGAAGCTGCTGGTGCGCAATCAGGGGATTGCCACGAGCGCGGAGATGGCGGAGATGGCCTATCAAGTGGATTACTACATCCACATCGATTCGAAGGCGGCGGCTCTCGACCTGATTACGCACCTCCCCTTCAACGGCAACTTCATCGACACCCGCGAAGTGGCCGATTATGCCGGGCCGGCGATCGAGCAGGCGGTGAACCAGGTGGTCCAGGTCACCAAGATGGAGGAGATCAACGAGCATATCGGGGAGATTCGTGAGTTAGTGAAGAACCATCTCACCGAATTTCTGCAGGTGTATGGCATTACGCTCAACGATCTCAAGGTGCTGATCCTGCCCAAGGACGATCGTATGCGCGAGCTGATCTCGCTGCAGGCGATCGGTCTTACCGCACAGGAGGCGATCCGCTATTACCTGGCGCTGCGGATGGCGGAGAAGGGACTGGTTTCGGCTCCGAACGCGGCGGCCGGTCAGCCGTTCCATATTGGTGGCCAACCGACGGGTTTCTATCCTGTCGGACCGGAAACCGGATTGCAGAAGTAA
- a CDS encoding peroxiredoxin gives MALRINDIAPDFTAETTQGTIRFHEWIGDNWAVLFSHPKDFTPVCTTELGAVAALEDQFAARGAKVIGLSADKVTDHSKWAEDIKEVGGHEVKYPIIGDHDLNVVKLYDMLPAEEGDSCEGRTAANNAPVRTVFVIGPDKRIKLTLAYPMTTGRNFDEILRVLDSIQLTTKHKVATPANWKQGDDVIITGAVSNDDAAKIFPGFKTVKPYLRTTSQPQ, from the coding sequence ATGGCACTTCGCATCAACGACATCGCTCCCGATTTCACCGCTGAGACCACCCAGGGCACCATCCGCTTCCACGAGTGGATCGGCGACAACTGGGCCGTCCTTTTCTCGCACCCCAAGGACTTCACCCCTGTCTGTACCACCGAGCTCGGCGCCGTTGCCGCCCTCGAGGATCAATTCGCCGCCCGCGGCGCCAAGGTCATCGGCCTCTCGGCCGATAAGGTCACCGACCACAGCAAGTGGGCCGAAGACATCAAGGAAGTCGGCGGACACGAGGTCAAGTATCCCATCATCGGCGACCACGACCTAAACGTCGTGAAGCTCTATGACATGCTGCCGGCCGAAGAGGGCGACTCCTGCGAAGGCCGCACCGCCGCCAACAACGCGCCCGTGCGCACCGTCTTCGTCATCGGCCCCGACAAGCGCATCAAGCTGACGCTGGCCTACCCCATGACCACCGGCCGCAACTTCGACGAGATCCTCCGCGTGCTCGACTCCATCCAGCTGACCACCAAGCACAAGGTCGCGACCCCGGCCAACTGGAAGCAGGGCGATGATGTCATCATCACCGGCGCGGTTTCCAACGACGACGCGGCGAAAATCTTCCCCGGCTTCAAGACCGTGAAGCCCTACCTGCGCACCACCTCGCAGCCCCAGTAA